One Enterococcus silesiacus genomic window carries:
- a CDS encoding PTS sugar transporter subunit IIBC → MNKSASAKGSVVNRLNDILSPFANKIGNQRHLKAVSTGMMFGLPFIVIGSFFLIFANPPINIDQYDPVKAGVFMKFLATWKEFAVANYDVITAPYNLTMGIIGLISVFGIAYSLSNEYKLNASMNGMVSMVTYLLVCTPVKDGTISLAYLGTNGLFVAIILGLLVVEVSRFFEVKNIKISLPDTVPPMVVTFINTLIPLLTNIVLFYGLNLVFLGLIDQSFPDAVMSVLTPAVNIAGSLGGLLLIVTLGNVLWLFGINGSSIIFPIVFTLGVAQTGLNAEQAANGEAMTHLMNLQMFRISVLGGAGNTLGLVILMMFSKVPQYRTIGKLSFVPGICSINEPVIFGLPIVFNPILGIPFLIMPIVSLFLTYFAQKIGLISLGFIVDPSFTPFFAQAYLATMDWRNIVFYIFLVILSIFVYYPFFKVFEKNQTKLVDEAL, encoded by the coding sequence ATGAATAAATCAGCGAGTGCTAAAGGATCTGTTGTAAATCGATTAAATGATATTTTAAGCCCGTTTGCAAATAAAATTGGCAATCAGCGCCATCTTAAAGCTGTTTCCACTGGCATGATGTTTGGTTTGCCGTTTATTGTGATTGGTTCTTTCTTCTTGATATTTGCTAATCCGCCTATCAATATAGACCAGTATGATCCAGTGAAGGCTGGGGTGTTTATGAAATTTTTGGCTACGTGGAAAGAATTCGCTGTGGCCAATTATGATGTGATTACAGCACCGTATAATTTGACGATGGGGATCATTGGCTTGATCAGTGTCTTTGGGATTGCATATTCATTATCGAATGAATATAAACTGAACGCTTCTATGAATGGTATGGTCAGCATGGTGACGTATTTACTTGTGTGTACGCCTGTTAAGGATGGTACGATTTCTCTCGCTTATTTAGGAACAAATGGGTTGTTTGTGGCAATTATCTTAGGACTCTTGGTTGTAGAAGTCAGTCGTTTTTTTGAAGTGAAAAATATTAAGATTTCGCTGCCTGATACAGTGCCGCCGATGGTTGTGACGTTTATCAATACGTTGATTCCTTTGTTGACGAATATTGTTTTATTTTATGGCTTGAACTTGGTATTTTTAGGTTTGATCGATCAATCGTTCCCTGATGCGGTCATGTCTGTTTTGACTCCTGCTGTCAATATTGCAGGGAGTTTAGGCGGTTTGTTGTTGATCGTGACATTGGGAAATGTTCTTTGGTTATTTGGGATCAATGGCTCCTCAATTATTTTTCCAATCGTCTTTACGCTTGGTGTAGCTCAAACAGGACTGAACGCAGAACAGGCGGCCAATGGTGAAGCGATGACACATTTGATGAACTTACAGATGTTTCGGATTTCTGTTTTAGGCGGTGCGGGGAATACCTTAGGTTTAGTTATTTTAATGATGTTTAGTAAAGTACCACAGTATCGTACGATCGGTAAGTTGTCATTTGTTCCGGGTATTTGTTCTATTAATGAACCAGTTATTTTTGGTTTGCCGATCGTCTTTAATCCGATTTTAGGGATTCCGTTTTTGATCATGCCGATTGTTTCGCTGTTTCTCACTTATTTTGCTCAAAAGATCGGCTTGATTTCACTAGGGTTTATCGTTGATCCATCCTTCACACCGTTTTTTGCTCAAGCGTATTTAGCTACGATGGATTGGCGTAATATTGTTTTCTACATTTTCTTAGTGATTTTGAGTATCTTTGTTTATTATCCGTTCTTTAAAGTTTTTGAGAAAAATCAAACGAAATTAGTGGATGAAGCGTTGTAG
- a CDS encoding 3-phosphoserine/phosphohydroxythreonine aminotransferase, with translation MKTVYNFSAGPAVLPKSVLEKAQSELVNYENSGMSVMELSHRSSLFESIIKNAETLLRELMTIPDNYKVLFLQGGASMQFTMVPLNLAQNKKALYVNTGSWAKKAISEAKKLGTVDVEVIASSEDKNFTYIPEINKEDIPQDAAYVHITTNNTIEGTTIYDLPDTGDVPIVADMSSNILSIDYNVADFGLIYAGAQKNIGPAGLTVVIVREDLIGQADVLSAMLDYDIHAKNGSMYNTPPTYGIYMAKLVFEWIKEQGGVSQMEKQNKEKAMILYDEIDSSALFSSPVNPKDRSINNIPFITGNDELDKKFNQEALAAGFENLKGHRSVGGMRASLYNAFPKAGVAALVDLMKKFEAENGGTK, from the coding sequence ATGAAAACTGTTTACAATTTTTCAGCTGGTCCCGCCGTTTTACCTAAAAGTGTCTTGGAAAAAGCACAATCCGAATTGGTGAATTACGAAAACAGCGGCATGTCCGTGATGGAGTTGAGTCACCGGTCCTCCCTTTTTGAATCGATCATTAAAAATGCCGAAACCTTACTCAGAGAATTAATGACTATTCCTGATAATTATAAAGTGCTCTTTTTGCAAGGTGGCGCTAGTATGCAATTTACGATGGTTCCTTTGAACTTAGCACAAAATAAAAAAGCCCTATACGTCAACACTGGCTCTTGGGCGAAAAAAGCAATTAGTGAAGCAAAAAAACTTGGCACGGTCGATGTTGAAGTGATCGCTTCAAGCGAAGACAAGAATTTCACATATATTCCCGAAATTAATAAAGAAGATATCCCTCAAGATGCAGCATATGTCCATATTACAACCAATAATACGATAGAAGGGACAACGATCTATGATCTACCTGACACAGGTGACGTACCGATCGTTGCTGATATGTCTTCAAATATTCTATCGATCGACTATAACGTTGCTGATTTTGGGCTAATTTATGCAGGCGCACAAAAAAATATCGGGCCAGCAGGACTCACGGTTGTGATCGTTCGTGAGGATTTGATTGGGCAAGCGGATGTTCTTAGCGCGATGCTAGATTATGATATTCATGCAAAAAATGGCTCAATGTACAACACACCGCCAACTTACGGCATTTATATGGCAAAACTTGTCTTTGAATGGATCAAAGAACAAGGCGGCGTCAGTCAAATGGAAAAACAAAACAAAGAAAAAGCAATGATTTTATATGATGAGATCGACTCATCTGCCCTATTTTCTTCACCAGTCAATCCAAAAGACCGTTCAATCAACAATATTCCTTTTATTACTGGAAATGACGAACTAGATAAAAAGTTCAATCAAGAGGCTTTAGCAGCAGGCTTTGAGAACTTAAAAGGACACCGTTCTGTAGGAGGGATGCGTGCAAGTTTGTACAACGCATTCCCAAAAGCTGGTGTTGCAGCTTTAGTTGATTTGATGAAAAAATTTGAAGCAGAAAATGGAGGAAC
- a CDS encoding RpiR family transcriptional regulator encodes MNIDSLAEKYQLNKTEIQILRYMTDHRQELKNLGVREIAKKSFVSTATIINMAKKMNFTGYSELVFYISEFNLNQEHLEKHDVIKAYGDNFLTLLKKYQDKNIMILGSGFSQNLANYFSEYLNLYGFRATSNSHLEFLRESHKDDVLLIFISNSGNTGRMFELAEIAQTNELESICFVGNDQSAISKLSTLSISTNTYSPSSHQDFYPQLFFGTVLIQFELLMSYTLQNLQ; translated from the coding sequence ATGAATATCGATAGTCTTGCTGAAAAATACCAATTGAATAAAACAGAAATCCAAATTTTACGGTATATGACCGACCATCGTCAGGAATTGAAGAACTTAGGTGTCCGTGAAATTGCTAAAAAAAGCTTTGTTTCAACCGCAACGATCATCAATATGGCGAAAAAAATGAATTTCACAGGCTATAGTGAGCTCGTCTTTTACATCAGTGAATTCAATCTCAACCAAGAACATCTGGAAAAACATGATGTGATCAAAGCTTACGGCGATAATTTTTTGACACTTTTAAAAAAATATCAGGATAAAAACATCATGATCTTAGGTTCTGGATTTTCACAAAATTTAGCGAACTACTTTTCTGAATACCTGAATCTTTATGGATTTAGAGCCACTTCTAATAGTCATTTAGAATTTTTACGAGAAAGTCATAAGGATGATGTGTTGCTGATTTTCATCAGTAATTCGGGTAATACTGGTCGGATGTTTGAACTAGCAGAAATCGCTCAGACAAATGAGTTGGAAAGTATCTGTTTTGTTGGCAATGATCAGTCAGCCATCAGTAAACTTTCTACACTTTCTATCAGTACAAATACCTACTCTCCAAGCTCCCATCAAGATTTTTATCCTCAACTATTTTTTGGTACGGTTCTAATCCAATTTGAATTATTAATGAGTTACACACTTCAAAATCTACAGTAG